In one window of uncultured Campylobacter sp. DNA:
- the nspC gene encoding carboxynorspermidine decarboxylase: MNEILSKIKTPAYVCEEAKVRKNLEILKRVKDESGAKVLVALKGFAFSGVMGLVGEYLDGATCSGLHEAKFAAKYARGEIHTYSPAFKDEDIDEVLALSKHVVFNSFAQWAKFKQKALAAGVTCGLRVNPELSVAPTDAYNPCGRYSRLGITRANFDADALEGITGLHFHALCEESAQSLETVLMAFEDKFGEFIPRMKWVNFGGGHHVTKEGYDVDMLINLIKNFRAKYGVEVYIEPGEAVGWQTGFLAASVLDFVQNEKTIAILDVSAEAHMPDTVLMPYRPAVRGESKGGKFSYRFGGNTCLAGDIVGLDAGEPEYKFDAPLSVGDKVIFEDQIHYTIVKNTTFNGIKLPDLLLLKENGELVTVREFGFEEYERRN, encoded by the coding sequence ATGAACGAAATATTAAGCAAAATAAAAACGCCCGCCTACGTCTGCGAAGAGGCCAAGGTGCGCAAAAATCTAGAAATTTTAAAACGCGTCAAGGATGAAAGCGGCGCGAAGGTGCTAGTCGCCCTAAAAGGCTTTGCATTTAGCGGAGTGATGGGGCTTGTCGGCGAATACCTAGACGGCGCGACTTGCAGCGGCCTGCACGAGGCTAAATTTGCCGCAAAATACGCTCGCGGCGAGATTCATACGTATTCTCCGGCATTTAAAGACGAGGATATAGATGAGGTGCTAGCGCTCTCAAAGCACGTGGTTTTTAACTCCTTTGCGCAGTGGGCTAAGTTTAAGCAAAAAGCCCTAGCCGCGGGCGTTACCTGCGGGCTTCGCGTAAATCCCGAACTCTCCGTCGCGCCGACTGACGCTTATAACCCGTGCGGCAGGTATAGCCGCCTAGGCATCACTCGCGCAAATTTTGACGCAGACGCGCTTGAGGGTATCACAGGACTGCATTTCCACGCGCTTTGCGAGGAGAGCGCGCAGAGTCTGGAGACCGTGCTAATGGCGTTTGAGGATAAATTCGGCGAGTTTATACCGCGTATGAAGTGGGTAAATTTCGGCGGCGGACATCACGTGACAAAAGAGGGCTACGACGTGGATATGCTCATAAATTTGATCAAAAATTTCCGCGCAAAATACGGCGTCGAGGTCTATATAGAGCCTGGCGAAGCGGTGGGCTGGCAGACGGGATTTTTGGCTGCTTCGGTGCTTGATTTCGTACAAAACGAAAAAACCATAGCCATCCTAGACGTCTCAGCCGAGGCGCATATGCCCGATACCGTGCTGATGCCCTACCGACCAGCGGTGCGCGGCGAGAGCAAAGGCGGTAAATTTAGCTACCGTTTTGGCGGAAATACCTGTCTAGCGGGCGATATCGTGGGGCTTGATGCGGGCGAACCGGAGTATAAATTTGACGCGCCGCTAAGCGTGGGCGATAAGGTGATCTTTGAGGATCAGATCCACTACACGATCGTAAAAAACACGACCTTTAACGGCATAAAGCTACCTGATTTACTGCTTCTAAAAGAAAACGGCGAGCTTGTAACCGTGCGGGAATTCGGTTTTGAAGAGTATGAGAGACGAAACTAA